The Flavobacteriales bacterium genome has a window encoding:
- the hemF gene encoding oxygen-dependent coproporphyrinogen oxidase — protein MTTTKEAIAHEFRLIQDEICKGLEQLDGSGKFVEDAWQRDGGGGGRSRVLMHGALIEKGGVNFSEVHGELPAHMKKEFGEENTTFYATGVSIVLHPENPWVPIIHMNIRYFEMSNGTCWFGGGIDLTPHYVRPDQAERFHLHMKKVCDAFRPDAYTQFSQWADEYFFIRHRNETRGIGGIFFDHQKPANDQERKSLFDFVCSVGRTFVPAYSEQVQLNRHLPYGETEKQWQLLRRGRYVEFNLVYDRGTRFGLETNGRIESILMSLPETASWLYNHQPAQGSKEAETLKLLQPGQKRL, from the coding sequence ATGACAACAACCAAGGAAGCGATTGCTCATGAGTTTCGACTGATTCAGGATGAAATCTGCAAAGGTTTGGAGCAATTGGATGGCAGCGGAAAATTTGTAGAAGATGCATGGCAACGTGATGGTGGAGGAGGTGGTCGTTCCCGAGTATTAATGCATGGTGCTTTAATTGAAAAAGGCGGTGTAAATTTTTCTGAGGTCCATGGCGAATTGCCTGCCCACATGAAAAAAGAATTCGGAGAAGAAAATACTACCTTCTACGCTACCGGAGTTTCCATTGTGCTTCATCCCGAAAATCCTTGGGTGCCCATCATTCACATGAACATCCGCTATTTCGAAATGAGTAATGGCACCTGCTGGTTTGGTGGGGGGATTGACTTAACTCCGCATTATGTACGACCCGATCAGGCTGAGCGTTTTCATTTGCACATGAAAAAAGTATGCGATGCTTTTCGTCCCGATGCCTACACGCAGTTTTCTCAATGGGCTGATGAATATTTTTTTATTCGCCACCGCAACGAAACCCGTGGTATTGGCGGTATATTTTTCGATCACCAGAAACCTGCCAATGATCAGGAACGAAAATCACTTTTTGATTTTGTATGCAGTGTAGGCAGGACTTTTGTCCCCGCTTATTCCGAACAAGTTCAATTAAACCGCCATCTCCCTTACGGAGAAACCGAAAAGCAATGGCAACTGTTGCGCAGAGGTCGTTATGTGGAATTTAACCTGGTTTACGACAGAGGGACACGCTTTGGACTGGAAACCAATGGTCGGATCGAATCGATTCTCATGAGTTTACCGGAAACGGCATCCTGGTTGTATAACCATCAGCCTGCACAAGGGAGCAAAGAGGCTGAAACGTTGAAATTATTACAACCCGGACAAAAACGTCTCTAA
- a CDS encoding CTP synthase — MSNPAKYIFVTGGVTSSLGKGIISASLAKLLQSRGYSVTIQKLDPYINVDPGTLNPYEHGECFVTEDGAETDLDLGHYERFLNVPTSQSNNVTTGRIYMNVIEKERKGEYLGKTVQIIPHITDEIKNRIKILGNKGDFEFVITEIGGTVGDIESLPYVEAVRQLKWELGGDCIVIHLTLIPYLAASGELKTKPTQHSVKQLLELGIQPDILVCRTEHHLNKEIKEKIAKFCNVSKNAVIESIDASTIYEVPLLMKDEELDQVVLEKLNMPQRSEPDLSKWNEFLYRLKHPTRKIKIGLVGKYIELKDSYKSIVESFIHAGAANDCKVDLQWISSETLTEENLAEKLDGLKGILVAPGFGSRGIEGKILAIQYARENRIPFFGICLGMQCAVIEYARNVLGLKDAHTMEIEPNTKHPVIALMESQKDITAKGGTMRLGAYPCNLREDSKAFQAYGKSAISERHRHRYEFNNLYLTQLEEAGLSPVGINPDNQLVEIVEIKDHPWFVGVQFHPEYKSTVSNPHPLFVSFVKAAGAAQ, encoded by the coding sequence ATGTCGAATCCAGCCAAGTACATTTTTGTAACCGGGGGCGTTACATCGTCGTTAGGAAAAGGGATCATTTCTGCATCTCTAGCCAAGCTTCTTCAGTCCAGAGGTTACTCCGTTACCATTCAGAAACTCGATCCCTACATCAATGTGGATCCGGGAACCTTAAATCCTTATGAGCATGGTGAATGCTTCGTAACCGAAGACGGTGCCGAAACGGATTTGGATTTAGGTCACTACGAACGTTTTCTCAATGTTCCAACTTCCCAATCGAACAACGTAACTACTGGTCGCATTTACATGAATGTGATCGAGAAGGAGCGCAAAGGGGAATACCTGGGGAAAACAGTACAGATTATTCCTCATATCACCGATGAGATCAAGAACCGCATCAAAATTCTCGGGAACAAAGGCGATTTTGAATTTGTCATCACCGAAATCGGTGGAACGGTAGGCGATATTGAATCCTTACCCTATGTTGAAGCAGTACGTCAGTTAAAATGGGAATTGGGTGGCGATTGTATCGTTATTCACCTCACGCTAATTCCATATCTGGCCGCATCGGGCGAATTAAAAACAAAGCCTACGCAGCACTCCGTAAAACAATTACTCGAATTGGGAATTCAGCCCGATATTTTGGTTTGCAGAACGGAACATCACCTCAACAAAGAAATCAAAGAGAAGATTGCGAAGTTTTGTAATGTGAGTAAGAATGCCGTTATCGAATCGATTGATGCTTCTACCATTTATGAAGTTCCATTGTTGATGAAGGATGAAGAACTGGATCAGGTGGTATTGGAAAAATTAAACATGCCACAACGCAGTGAACCGGATCTTTCGAAATGGAATGAATTTTTATACCGGTTAAAACATCCAACCCGAAAAATTAAAATCGGATTGGTAGGAAAATACATTGAATTAAAAGACAGTTATAAATCCATCGTAGAATCGTTTATTCACGCCGGTGCAGCGAATGATTGTAAGGTGGATTTGCAATGGATCAGTTCTGAAACTTTAACGGAAGAAAACCTTGCCGAAAAACTGGATGGATTAAAAGGAATTCTGGTTGCTCCAGGTTTTGGTTCGCGCGGTATTGAAGGTAAAATTCTTGCGATTCAGTATGCACGCGAAAACCGTATTCCCTTTTTCGGAATTTGTCTGGGAATGCAATGCGCCGTTATTGAGTATGCACGAAATGTATTGGGATTAAAAGATGCCCATACGATGGAAATTGAACCCAATACCAAGCATCCGGTTATTGCATTGATGGAATCGCAAAAGGATATTACTGCTAAAGGAGGAACCATGCGTTTGGGTGCCTATCCTTGTAATTTACGGGAGGATTCCAAAGCTTTCCAGGCCTATGGAAAATCGGCCATCTCAGAACGTCACCGTCACCGTTACGAATTCAATAATTTGTATTTAACCCAATTGGAAGAAGCAGGATTAAGTCCGGTGGGAATTAATCCCGATAATCAATTGGTAGAGATTGTAGAAATAAAAGATCATCCATGGTTTGTTGGTGTGCAATTCCATCCGGAATACAAGAGCACCGTTTCGAACCCGCATCCTTTGTTTGTTTCATTTGTTAAAGCAGCAGGCGCCGCACAATAA
- a CDS encoding acyl-CoA thioesterase, which yields MERISHTCKIEVRFVDIDVMGHVNNAVYLNYFEQARMHFFRAKIGTEWDWVNHGILLARNEIDYKEPTLLFDDLHIETWLGKVGTKSLEMEYEVFVPESGSRKIKAKGKSVLVCFDYTRKCTTEVPEVWRSLSNS from the coding sequence ATGGAGCGCATTTCTCATACCTGTAAGATTGAAGTCCGCTTTGTAGATATCGATGTAATGGGACATGTAAACAATGCGGTTTACCTCAATTATTTCGAGCAGGCAAGGATGCATTTTTTTCGCGCAAAAATTGGAACGGAGTGGGATTGGGTGAATCATGGAATTCTCCTGGCCAGAAATGAAATTGATTATAAAGAGCCCACGCTTTTATTCGACGATTTGCATATCGAAACCTGGCTGGGTAAGGTGGGGACAAAAAGTCTTGAAATGGAATACGAAGTATTTGTTCCCGAATCCGGTTCCCGAAAAATAAAGGCAAAAGGTAAATCTGTATTGGTTTGTTTCGATTACACCCGCAAATGCACCACCGAAGTGCCCGAAGTATGGCGTTCACTTTCTAATTCTTAA
- a CDS encoding caspase family protein: MKSIFSVLFFLFVINLYSQENGVAVALQKGHSRYFTCYDFSSDGKLLVTGSYDNSIILWDFKTGKQIRSISRHSNALRTVELSKDNSQILTSSADGKSKLFSVNDGKLLQEYELKKNDLFEAHFSPLNTYVYLIDNRDGVEVFDRLSGKHVRRVEKSYSAFHQDRIISVNDEWILSSADYQKAVVLNISSGDTVLKIPFDKANGMSFSPDGKHIIISSAKLFTTVFDANTGKKKMDLIADPEKNCDGCNDRHAISPKGNFIVTKSSRTPAVLWTINGKKVHTFCPREDSPEFICFNDNEDLILIAFDDEVECYSLKSGKLIAAVKNPHAGAIEFQFLPSSNQFLLPGDMNEIRVMDAANGKVIRKLEGYLNKPKDDGLRFDYSYWRDKAILKFISMKRSFSLSPDGGKLLLGNVDSSALVIDLHSGRVMHRLRGHSGVVYAFDWSSDGKMIATAGADRNISIWNAADGKLVKKLTGHRELIFDVKFSADGSHLISGSWDGTLRNWDLKEDEFRVIDLGDVSPYAISYSPNEIYLVTADLGKGLHFWEPDAGQIFRTLIGHTDLVSSFDFSPDGTKMASASWDGKVKIWDVLSAMQIQRYSDHHAPVYSLRWSHQGDLIASGGGDNRIVLYSTSKKNVLRILEGHQAAVTCLRFSEDDRWLYSLSDDGVFKIWDLKSGKELYSRMQISFEEWLAISPTGFFDGSPKALKMVNYVDGVTVVPVGSLFDKYYTPSLIEKINNGELKSSTGSLKKDMTGSAYVEFVFDEKQRSLSDSGDVVFKTSTAKFPVKVKVSSNGNAAERIRIYNNGKLLIDDVLKDNTVFRGGEQNVRDFDVPLFSGTNEISCVVINENKTESSPALMQVQYDAEGGKTDLFLFCIGINEYKNPQYHLKFAVNDARSFSAAVQHGASGLFNSVNEVWLSDKDATRENILKKFEELKTKIGPEDVFVFYYAGHGVMSVESDPSKSDFFLVTTDITNFYADPSTLQSKAFSATELMAYSVAIPAQKQLFILDACHSGGALNAMASRGDGREKAIAQLARSTGTFFLTASQDAQFANESGNLKHGLFTYALLEMLEGKISDNDKKITVNEMKTYVEERVPELSMEFRGSAQYPVSYSFGQDFPVIILR; the protein is encoded by the coding sequence ATGAAGTCAATTTTTTCCGTCTTATTTTTTCTATTCGTAATCAACCTTTATTCGCAGGAGAATGGCGTTGCCGTTGCGTTGCAAAAAGGACATTCCCGCTATTTTACCTGTTACGATTTTAGCAGCGACGGAAAATTACTTGTTACCGGTAGTTATGATAATTCCATTATCCTGTGGGATTTTAAAACGGGAAAACAAATTCGAAGTATTTCCCGCCACAGCAATGCTTTGCGAACGGTTGAATTGAGTAAGGACAATTCCCAAATTCTTACTTCATCGGCCGATGGGAAGTCCAAATTATTTTCCGTTAACGACGGTAAGCTTTTGCAGGAATATGAATTGAAAAAAAACGATTTATTCGAAGCCCATTTTTCGCCTTTAAATACCTATGTCTATTTGATCGATAATCGGGATGGCGTTGAGGTTTTTGACCGCCTTTCCGGAAAACATGTTCGAAGAGTAGAAAAAAGTTATTCTGCCTTCCATCAGGATCGCATCATTTCCGTGAATGATGAATGGATTTTGAGCAGCGCTGATTATCAAAAAGCAGTTGTATTAAACATATCAAGCGGCGATACGGTTTTAAAAATTCCGTTCGACAAAGCCAATGGAATGAGTTTTTCTCCGGATGGAAAACATATTATTATTTCATCGGCTAAATTATTTACAACGGTTTTTGATGCCAATACCGGAAAGAAAAAAATGGATTTAATTGCCGACCCCGAGAAAAATTGTGATGGTTGTAATGATCGTCACGCCATTTCTCCCAAGGGGAATTTTATCGTTACTAAATCATCACGTACACCGGCGGTTTTGTGGACCATCAACGGAAAGAAAGTACATACGTTTTGTCCACGTGAGGATAGTCCCGAATTCATCTGTTTTAACGATAATGAGGACCTCATTTTAATTGCATTTGATGATGAAGTAGAGTGCTATAGTTTGAAATCTGGAAAATTAATTGCCGCCGTTAAAAATCCACATGCAGGTGCCATCGAGTTTCAGTTTCTTCCCTCATCCAATCAGTTTTTATTGCCCGGAGATATGAATGAAATCCGCGTAATGGATGCTGCCAACGGAAAGGTGATCCGTAAACTGGAGGGCTATTTAAATAAACCGAAAGACGATGGATTGCGTTTCGATTATTCCTATTGGCGCGATAAAGCGATATTGAAATTCATCAGCATGAAACGAAGTTTTTCATTGTCGCCCGATGGTGGAAAATTATTGTTGGGGAATGTAGATTCAAGTGCACTCGTTATTGATTTGCACTCGGGCAGAGTTATGCACCGTTTGCGCGGACACAGTGGTGTGGTGTACGCCTTCGACTGGAGTTCGGATGGGAAAATGATTGCAACGGCAGGAGCCGACAGAAATATTTCAATATGGAATGCTGCGGATGGAAAGCTGGTAAAAAAATTGACGGGTCACAGAGAATTGATATTCGATGTTAAGTTCAGTGCCGACGGTTCACATTTGATCAGCGGTTCATGGGATGGTACATTGCGGAATTGGGATTTAAAAGAAGATGAATTTCGCGTTATCGATCTTGGCGATGTTTCTCCTTATGCCATTTCCTATTCTCCCAATGAAATATATTTGGTTACGGCAGATTTAGGGAAGGGACTCCATTTCTGGGAGCCGGATGCGGGACAAATATTCCGCACGTTGATCGGACATACCGATTTAGTTTCTTCGTTCGATTTCTCTCCGGATGGAACCAAAATGGCGAGTGCTTCATGGGATGGAAAAGTTAAAATCTGGGATGTGTTATCCGCCATGCAAATTCAACGTTATTCCGATCACCATGCACCGGTATATTCCCTTCGCTGGTCGCACCAGGGTGATTTAATTGCCAGTGGAGGAGGGGATAATCGCATTGTTTTATATTCTACTTCAAAAAAGAATGTGCTTCGTATACTCGAGGGACATCAGGCTGCAGTTACCTGTTTGCGTTTTTCGGAGGATGATCGCTGGTTGTATTCATTAAGTGATGATGGGGTGTTTAAAATCTGGGATTTAAAAAGCGGAAAAGAACTTTATTCGCGTATGCAGATTTCATTCGAGGAATGGTTAGCGATTAGTCCCACCGGTTTTTTCGATGGCTCACCAAAAGCCTTAAAAATGGTGAATTATGTGGATGGTGTTACCGTGGTTCCTGTAGGGTCTTTATTTGATAAATACTATACGCCATCGCTTATTGAAAAGATCAATAACGGAGAGCTGAAAAGTTCTACCGGTTCCTTGAAAAAGGACATGACCGGAAGTGCTTATGTTGAATTTGTTTTCGATGAAAAACAGCGTTCCCTATCCGATAGCGGAGATGTGGTTTTTAAAACCAGCACGGCAAAATTTCCGGTGAAAGTGAAAGTAAGTTCCAACGGAAATGCAGCTGAACGGATCCGGATTTATAACAATGGAAAATTGTTGATTGATGATGTTTTAAAAGACAATACCGTTTTTCGCGGAGGGGAACAAAATGTGCGTGATTTTGATGTGCCCTTGTTTAGCGGAACCAATGAGATTTCCTGTGTGGTGATCAATGAAAATAAAACGGAATCTTCTCCTGCGCTTATGCAGGTTCAGTATGATGCCGAAGGTGGAAAAACAGATTTGTTTTTGTTTTGTATCGGAATCAATGAATATAAAAATCCACAGTATCACTTAAAATTTGCTGTTAACGACGCACGCTCTTTTTCTGCTGCAGTTCAACACGGAGCCTCCGGATTATTTAATTCCGTAAACGAAGTTTGGTTGTCGGACAAAGACGCAACGCGCGAAAATATTCTAAAGAAGTTCGAAGAATTAAAAACGAAGATTGGTCCTGAAGATGTCTTTGTTTTTTATTATGCGGGTCACGGTGTAATGAGTGTGGAATCCGATCCTTCAAAGAGTGATTTTTTTCTCGTCACCACCGATATCACCAATTTCTACGCGGATCCTTCCACATTGCAATCGAAAGCGTTTTCAGCTACCGAATTAATGGCATATTCTGTGGCCATTCCAGCACAAAAGCAGTTGTTTATTCTGGATGCATGTCACAGTGGTGGCGCGCTTAATGCCATGGCTTCACGAGGTGACGGAAGAGAAAAGGCCATTGCTCAATTGGCAAGAAGTACGGGTACATTTTTTCTCACGGCATCTCAGGATGCTCAGTTTGCCAATGAATCAGGTAATCTTAAACATGGATTATTTACCTATGCATTGCTGGAAATGCTGGAAGGAAAAATTTCCGACAACGATAAAAAGATTACAGTTAATGAAATGAAGACCTACGTTGAAGAGCGTGTCCCCGAATTATCGATGGAGTTCAGAGGTTCTGCTCAATATCCGGTAAGCTATAGTTTTGGTCAGGATTTCCCCGTAATTATTTTGCGCTAA
- the folP gene encoding dihydropteroate synthase gives MVHLVFVCTNLILRKNCKKVPKDNVFPLTKSLFLRGELIALNRPFILGILNLTEDSFYAGSRVKGEALEQRVRQMLENGVDILDIGAASSRPGAKPVSQEEELNRLLPALEIIRKMNPDIPVSIDTFHASVAEKCLDAGADLINDISGGTLDPEMAGVLVRHKCPYILMHMRGTPETMQGLTDYHDIVGELIRYFSSKIEELHRLGIHDIIIDPGIGFAKTAEQNFELLERLNELHILGKPILIGVSRKSMIYKSLGISAEEALPGTDALHALSLLKQARFLRVHDVKEARQIADLFHHFSAK, from the coding sequence ATGGTTCATTTAGTTTTTGTTTGCACAAACCTTATCTTGCGAAAAAACTGCAAAAAGGTGCCGAAAGATAACGTTTTTCCCCTTACAAAAAGCTTATTTCTCAGAGGAGAATTGATAGCCCTGAACAGGCCTTTCATCTTGGGAATTCTAAACCTTACCGAAGATTCCTTCTATGCCGGTAGTCGCGTTAAGGGAGAAGCACTGGAACAGCGGGTCCGCCAAATGCTGGAAAACGGGGTGGATATTCTCGATATCGGAGCGGCTTCATCCCGACCCGGAGCTAAGCCGGTTTCGCAGGAGGAAGAGCTGAACCGACTCCTTCCGGCACTGGAAATCATACGGAAAATGAATCCCGATATTCCGGTTTCTATCGACACCTTTCACGCTTCGGTGGCCGAAAAATGCTTAGATGCTGGAGCTGATTTAATCAATGATATTTCCGGAGGAACACTGGACCCGGAGATGGCCGGGGTGTTGGTCAGACATAAGTGTCCCTATATCCTCATGCACATGCGGGGCACACCGGAAACGATGCAGGGATTGACGGATTATCATGACATTGTCGGGGAACTGATCCGCTATTTTTCCTCAAAAATCGAGGAGCTGCATCGCCTGGGAATTCACGATATTATCATTGACCCGGGAATTGGTTTTGCAAAAACAGCCGAACAAAATTTCGAACTATTGGAGCGATTGAATGAATTGCACATTCTGGGAAAACCCATTCTCATTGGCGTTTCAAGAAAATCCATGATTTATAAATCATTGGGAATTTCCGCCGAAGAGGCCTTACCCGGAACGGATGCACTGCATGCGCTTTCGCTGCTCAAACAAGCCCGTTTTTTACGCGTACACGATGTGAAAGAAGCAAGGCAAATCGCCGATTTATTCCATCATTTTAGCGCAAAATAA
- a CDS encoding DUF1599 domain-containing protein, which produces MNHTSSQYDSAIAKCRDIFVKKTHDYGSAWRILRTSSLTDQIFIKAQRIRTLEEKGTSKVDEGIEPEFIGIINYSIMALVQLELGSEAETDMPAEKALTLFNKMAAQAKSLMENKNHDYGEAWRSMRISSFTDLILMKLLRIKQIEDNKGKTLISEGIDANYFDMINYAIFALIKLDEGER; this is translated from the coding sequence ATGAACCATACATCCTCACAATACGATTCTGCAATTGCCAAGTGCAGGGATATTTTTGTTAAAAAAACGCACGATTACGGCAGTGCATGGCGAATTTTGCGCACTTCTTCACTTACCGATCAGATCTTCATTAAAGCACAACGCATTCGTACCCTCGAGGAAAAGGGGACGTCCAAAGTGGATGAAGGGATTGAACCCGAATTTATCGGAATTATTAATTATTCCATTATGGCTTTGGTCCAATTGGAATTAGGCTCGGAAGCCGAAACAGATATGCCTGCGGAAAAGGCATTGACCTTATTCAACAAAATGGCAGCCCAGGCTAAATCGCTGATGGAAAATAAAAACCACGATTACGGAGAAGCCTGGAGAAGTATGCGGATTTCCTCCTTTACGGATCTCATTTTAATGAAGCTGTTGCGCATCAAACAAATTGAAGATAACAAAGGAAAAACACTCATATCCGAAGGAATAGATGCCAACTATTTCGATATGATCAATTATGCTATTTTTGCTCTCATCAAACTGGATGAAGGGGAACGTTAA
- a CDS encoding DoxX family protein, whose translation MKRVLSLQGVLAILFVIAAGIFLYLPSQSETVVDEFNIYYMFTYSALGLGFLMLVHEAGFTIATFIARIFTGSLFIVSGLIKANDPRGFGYKLEEYFREDSLGGFWSNFHDWALPLAILIASSEVVLGLAVLFGGKSRLTNWTLFAMALFFAWLTWFTASCNDSRDQFQADRALKMEQVEKECGEWFQYKDDVIDESYLPEEVAGITSCREKFQAVDTLHFDRECVNDCGCFGDALKGSIGRSLTPWESFYKDITLMFFVLVLLVAQKKIAFNTLRDDVVILPASLLAIALFAGGLFSWWFPFWFTLICIALYYLLKKWFIPALGKEWTVAIGMIIASLVFTLYCTYYLPIKDFRPYAIGHDINVERTDIPPVLKFQYLLKEKASGKEIWFDQFPENYEEKYEYVTNKSEIIDPGKDAPARDFSISRMEDGTDITDSVLHMDHALLVVAYDLTHSPVGRLQTLQQLSKTASESGMHTYLLTSTLPDQIREIASKYQLEFNFCLSDEKVLKTMIRSNPGLMYLRKGVVTEMWPGTRLPNVEEIQSLTTK comes from the coding sequence ATGAAACGAGTTTTAAGTCTTCAGGGTGTATTAGCCATACTGTTTGTGATTGCAGCAGGAATTTTCCTGTACCTGCCTTCACAAAGTGAAACAGTGGTGGATGAGTTTAATATTTATTACATGTTTACCTATTCGGCATTGGGACTCGGTTTCCTGATGCTGGTGCATGAAGCCGGTTTTACCATTGCCACGTTTATTGCGCGGATTTTTACCGGTTCGCTGTTCATTGTATCCGGATTGATTAAAGCGAATGATCCGCGTGGTTTTGGATATAAACTGGAAGAATATTTCCGAGAAGATAGTCTGGGTGGATTCTGGTCGAACTTTCACGACTGGGCTTTACCATTGGCCATTCTCATTGCTTCGAGTGAAGTGGTATTGGGGCTGGCAGTGTTGTTCGGAGGAAAATCGCGTTTAACCAATTGGACCCTCTTTGCCATGGCCTTGTTTTTTGCCTGGCTCACCTGGTTTACCGCATCCTGCAACGATTCCCGCGATCAGTTTCAGGCCGACCGTGCCTTGAAGATGGAACAGGTGGAAAAAGAATGTGGAGAATGGTTTCAATACAAGGACGATGTAATTGATGAATCGTATTTACCCGAAGAGGTAGCCGGAATTACTTCCTGCAGAGAAAAATTTCAGGCCGTAGATACCCTGCATTTCGATCGCGAATGCGTCAACGATTGCGGATGTTTTGGTGATGCGCTCAAAGGAAGCATTGGCCGCTCACTCACACCGTGGGAAAGTTTTTACAAGGACATCACCCTCATGTTTTTTGTACTGGTGCTATTGGTCGCACAAAAGAAAATCGCATTCAACACACTGCGTGATGATGTAGTGATTTTACCTGCTTCCTTATTGGCCATTGCATTATTTGCGGGCGGACTCTTCAGCTGGTGGTTCCCATTCTGGTTTACGCTGATTTGCATTGCACTTTATTATCTGCTTAAAAAATGGTTCATCCCTGCATTGGGTAAAGAATGGACCGTTGCCATCGGAATGATCATTGCATCATTGGTATTTACTTTGTATTGCACGTACTATCTTCCAATCAAAGATTTTCGTCCCTACGCCATTGGTCACGATATCAATGTAGAACGCACAGATATTCCTCCGGTTCTCAAGTTTCAGTATTTGCTCAAGGAAAAAGCAAGCGGAAAAGAAATCTGGTTCGATCAGTTTCCTGAAAACTACGAAGAGAAATACGAATACGTAACCAACAAATCGGAGATCATCGATCCGGGTAAAGATGCACCTGCACGCGATTTTTCAATTAGCCGGATGGAAGATGGAACAGATATTACAGATTCCGTTTTACATATGGATCATGCCTTGCTGGTGGTTGCTTATGATTTAACGCATAGTCCGGTTGGCCGACTCCAAACACTTCAGCAATTAAGTAAAACCGCTTCCGAATCCGGAATGCATACCTATTTGCTGACTTCAACCTTACCCGATCAGATCCGTGAGATTGCATCGAAATATCAATTGGAATTTAATTTCTGTCTGAGCGATGAGAAGGTATTGAAGACGATGATTCGCAGTAATCCGGGATTAATGTATTTGCGCAAAGGTGTGGTAACAGAAATGTGGCCGGGTACACGATTGCCGAATGTGGAGGAAATACAAAGTTTAACTACTAAATAA
- a CDS encoding ABC transporter permease produces the protein MYGFLVLFGVITVIFFLFHTKPGDPARMLGGQNVNEEIIKSIRHDLGLDLPLYKQYLLYLNDLSPISINSSNEESHLYWDTTKYSGTELVSLGGDKVLTLKLPHFRRSYRSKQKVADIIMESLPGTIVLAASAIVFATFIGIILGIFSALYKGSFFDSFSLVVAVLGMSGPSHFMAIIIAWIGGYLWYEVTWIPQLPMYFLVAGLIVGVAFNKYSTRKQVAKNFSWQFLFESGLKGFGLGILGWLVGLGINGIMGYEWLPLINSYFGLPGTGLETNGSLYEVDNLTGNEYLKLSNLILPALTLGIRPLAIVLQLTRSSMLDVMSQDYIRTATAKGLSKYTVVAKHALKNALNPVITAISGWFASLLAGAVFVENIFNWNGIGKKVFDSVVNDDFPVVVGSVLIIATMFVIINIMVDIIYGILDPRIRLK, from the coding sequence ATGTATGGATTCCTCGTATTGTTCGGGGTGATTACGGTTATTTTCTTTTTGTTCCATACCAAACCCGGTGACCCGGCAAGGATGTTGGGCGGACAAAACGTCAATGAAGAAATCATCAAATCCATTCGTCACGACCTCGGTCTGGATCTTCCATTGTACAAACAATACCTGCTTTATCTCAACGACCTTTCACCGATTTCCATCAATTCCAGCAATGAAGAATCTCATCTGTATTGGGATACGACCAAATACAGCGGAACAGAACTGGTATCATTGGGTGGCGATAAAGTTTTAACACTAAAACTTCCGCATTTCAGAAGAAGCTACCGTTCTAAACAAAAAGTGGCGGATATCATTATGGAATCTTTACCGGGTACCATTGTCCTTGCTGCATCTGCCATTGTGTTTGCCACCTTTATTGGAATTATTCTTGGAATATTTTCTGCATTGTACAAAGGATCATTTTTCGATAGTTTTTCATTGGTGGTGGCAGTGTTGGGGATGAGCGGACCATCGCATTTTATGGCGATTATTATTGCCTGGATAGGAGGGTACCTGTGGTATGAAGTCACGTGGATACCGCAATTGCCGATGTATTTTTTAGTGGCCGGATTAATTGTGGGTGTCGCGTTTAACAAGTACAGCACGCGAAAACAAGTCGCGAAGAATTTCTCCTGGCAGTTTTTGTTTGAGTCGGGATTAAAAGGATTCGGACTTGGAATTTTAGGTTGGTTAGTTGGATTGGGAATCAATGGAATTATGGGATATGAATGGTTACCCTTAATCAATTCGTATTTCGGATTACCCGGAACTGGACTTGAAACAAATGGTTCCTTGTATGAGGTAGATAACCTGACCGGTAACGAATATCTCAAGCTCAGCAATCTTATTCTGCCGGCGCTTACATTGGGAATTCGTCCACTCGCCATTGTGCTTCAGCTTACCCGCAGTTCCATGCTCGATGTAATGTCGCAAGATTATATTCGAACGGCTACTGCAAAAGGACTGTCGAAATATACCGTTGTTGCCAAGCATGCTTTAAAAAATGCATTGAATCCGGTAATCACCGCTATTTCCGGTTGGTTTGCATCACTATTGGCAGGAGCTGTGTTTGTTGAGAATATTTTCAACTGGAATGGAATTGGAAAAAAAGTGTTCGACTCAGTAGTGAACGACGATTTTCCGGTGGTGGTTGGTAGTGTTTTGATCATCGCCACCATGTTTGTTATCATCAACATCATGGTTGATATTATTTACGGAATTCTAGATCCCCGAATCAGATTAAAATAA